A genomic segment from Candidatus Brocadia sinica JPN1 encodes:
- a CDS encoding Rnf-Nqr domain containing protein, producing the protein MVGLKRNIRKISKYFMRDNLILTAGAGLGFCSSLAVTNKLENSLTMGIGVTLVTSGSFCMVYPFKRLISTAGTHHKISLLMIIVSVFVAIFGFFAQAFVPEITANIKAYIDLITTNCIVLAVISEGLTVDFWEAQKKILKACLGYSMALILLAFLREPLGFGTIMGFPVLSDTFPRVVLMVTPVGGFFALAAFRLLLRPFLLRAGIVYQEASSCECAAATNGGVPIVTSRPKRGISRVSLVAIGLGVCLFISLIIHMQTIPTLHQHFLILFPVLLNALFFDGIVLSKLLGICPLLNKSRQIDAAWKMGVAVIIVITLSTALNWLVYHHILVRCSDFLSTYSSLPIRLEAIFYLTVFIVTIAVFVQILSVLLRKFAKNVYEQMGQFLELITVNCIVLASATFTIPTGAKFLVTTVTAFGYGLHWMMVVVWLALLRRQRLFVPTTAWDEDTIAILLLGIMAAIFTGIGMIHIF; encoded by the coding sequence ATGGTAGGGTTAAAACGAAACATACGAAAGATTTCCAAATATTTTATGAGGGATAACCTCATCCTGACGGCCGGAGCAGGACTTGGGTTCTGCTCCTCCCTTGCAGTAACAAACAAACTGGAAAATTCCCTCACCATGGGAATCGGCGTAACACTGGTAACATCTGGCAGCTTTTGCATGGTCTATCCCTTCAAGCGGCTTATATCCACAGCCGGAACACATCATAAAATTTCCCTTTTAATGATTATTGTATCTGTCTTTGTGGCCATTTTTGGATTTTTTGCACAGGCCTTTGTTCCTGAGATTACAGCCAATATAAAGGCATACATCGATCTTATTACGACGAATTGCATCGTGCTTGCCGTTATTTCCGAGGGGTTGACTGTTGACTTTTGGGAGGCCCAAAAGAAGATATTGAAGGCCTGCCTTGGATATTCCATGGCTTTGATCCTGCTTGCATTTCTGCGGGAACCCCTGGGTTTTGGAACGATTATGGGCTTTCCTGTGCTTTCGGATACATTCCCGCGGGTTGTTCTCATGGTTACACCGGTGGGGGGATTCTTTGCGCTTGCTGCCTTCAGACTCCTGTTGCGTCCTTTTCTTCTCAGGGCAGGGATTGTATATCAAGAGGCATCTTCTTGTGAGTGTGCCGCTGCTACAAACGGAGGAGTTCCCATTGTCACATCCCGTCCGAAGCGGGGAATCTCCAGGGTATCTTTAGTCGCAATAGGGTTGGGTGTCTGTCTGTTTATTAGCCTTATTATCCATATGCAAACAATCCCGACTCTTCATCAGCATTTCCTCATTCTTTTCCCTGTCCTGCTCAATGCCCTTTTCTTTGATGGGATTGTGCTAAGTAAACTGTTAGGGATATGCCCCTTGCTAAACAAATCACGTCAAATTGATGCGGCATGGAAGATGGGAGTTGCTGTGATTATTGTCATAACATTGTCCACGGCATTGAACTGGTTGGTATATCATCATATCCTGGTCAGGTGCAGTGACTTCCTGTCCACATATTCGTCTCTCCCTATCCGGTTAGAAGCTATTTTCTATCTGACGGTCTTCATCGTTACTATTGCCGTGTTCGTGCAGATTTTGAGTGTGCTCTTAAGAAAATTTGCAAAAAATGTATACGAACAGATGGGGCAGTTCCTGGAACTTATCACGGTCAATTGTATTGTCCTTGCCAGCGCCACGTTTACGATTCCCACGGGGGCAAAGTTTCTGGTTACAACCGTGACGGCGTTTGGATACGGGCTTCACTGGATGATGGTCGTTGTGTGGTTGGCCTTGTTAAGACGTCAGCGTCTCTTCGTTCCAACTACTGCCTGGGATGAAGACACCATTGCTATTTTACTTCTGGGTATCATGGCTGCTATCTTTACTGGTATTGGCATGATTCATATTTTTTAA
- a CDS encoding NADH:ubiquinone reductase (Na(+)-transporting) subunit F — translation MTIPLILGAGILALLVLLLSIFSEIAYQFFGRGEKRKLTVLSDDEYKKELDIEGGERLLSLLQNRGFNIPAACGGMATCGQCKVKLLTDVGTYTAVETPHFDMRTREASRKFLEQGEGDGYVRLACQVRVEKDIELYLPKDTLHVKKYTARVIKKRALTSDKMEMWLKPSKPIQYKPGQYIQLAIPEDFVEEHYKKYGNFIKEACKNLGKEFIPYVPGTTLYRGYSLASTEPELLKLIVRMAPVDPTMSIEKGGPPCIGPSCVHNYILEKSLWNFFRGEKIHFTGPYGHFMLKGEPHTAVFVAGGAGLAPIMAVLDQWFQEGRQDKAIFFLGERRFQDIPMAYLPRWLNWQRKNPNYKFVPVLSGAFRGDNPAELNDVDKKCLHCVPPEGKQIIKEQGLVDETGNQWKGEVGFIGPLLRKYLSPDLNIVFYLCGPSPMTVTVIDAAANQLDLKKENALFDDFTGTLTPSVDLIYQKLEIKEKIYGLNIPNADKLIEKIGHILIIQLILKDKIEESYRFLDLVRGALGKSAQELESMLLSYKS, via the coding sequence ATGACCATCCCCCTTATACTTGGTGCAGGTATACTTGCACTGTTGGTTTTGCTACTCAGTATATTTAGCGAGATAGCCTACCAATTCTTTGGGCGAGGTGAAAAACGCAAGCTTACGGTATTGAGTGATGACGAGTACAAAAAGGAGTTAGACATCGAGGGGGGGGAAAGGCTCCTTTCCTTGCTTCAGAACAGAGGATTTAACATTCCTGCCGCCTGTGGGGGTATGGCTACCTGTGGCCAGTGTAAGGTAAAACTCCTCACCGATGTCGGGACTTATACGGCTGTAGAAACTCCCCATTTTGACATGCGTACCAGAGAGGCATCCAGGAAATTTTTAGAGCAGGGAGAAGGTGATGGATATGTGCGATTGGCCTGCCAGGTCAGGGTCGAAAAGGACATAGAACTGTATCTCCCAAAAGATACATTGCATGTGAAAAAATACACTGCCCGGGTAATTAAGAAAAGGGCGCTTACCAGCGATAAGATGGAGATGTGGCTCAAACCATCGAAACCTATTCAATATAAGCCAGGACAATATATCCAATTAGCAATTCCTGAAGATTTTGTAGAAGAGCATTATAAAAAGTATGGCAACTTTATTAAGGAAGCATGCAAGAATCTGGGAAAAGAGTTCATTCCGTATGTGCCAGGCACTACGCTGTACAGGGGATATTCACTGGCCTCTACGGAGCCGGAACTTTTAAAACTCATTGTTCGAATGGCTCCTGTTGATCCGACCATGTCCATAGAAAAGGGCGGTCCTCCTTGCATAGGGCCGAGTTGTGTGCATAACTATATCCTGGAGAAAAGCCTGTGGAATTTTTTTCGTGGTGAAAAGATTCATTTTACCGGGCCTTATGGTCATTTTATGCTGAAGGGAGAACCGCACACTGCTGTTTTTGTGGCTGGCGGGGCAGGTTTGGCGCCCATTATGGCAGTTTTGGATCAATGGTTTCAGGAAGGCAGGCAGGATAAGGCGATATTTTTCCTGGGTGAGAGACGATTCCAGGATATTCCCATGGCTTATTTACCCAGGTGGTTAAACTGGCAACGAAAGAACCCCAATTATAAATTTGTACCGGTACTTTCAGGCGCATTTCGAGGCGACAATCCTGCCGAATTGAATGATGTGGACAAAAAATGCCTCCACTGCGTTCCTCCGGAAGGCAAGCAGATTATCAAAGAACAAGGGCTTGTGGATGAGACGGGTAATCAATGGAAAGGTGAGGTCGGGTTTATAGGGCCGCTCCTGAGAAAATATCTTTCACCCGATCTCAATATCGTGTTTTATCTCTGTGGGCCGTCTCCGATGACAGTAACCGTTATTGATGCGGCAGCAAACCAATTGGACTTAAAGAAGGAAAATGCCCTTTTTGACGACTTCACCGGCACCCTGACTCCCTCTGTAGACCTGATCTATCAAAAGCTCGAAATCAAAGAAAAGATTTATGGCTTAAACATACCCAACGCCGACAAGCTCATCGAAAAGATCGGCCATATCCTTATCATCCAATTGATATTGAAAGACAAGATTGAAGAAAGTTACCGCTTCCTCGACCTGGTAAGAGGGGCGCTTGGGAAGTCAGCACAAGAATTGGAATCGATGCTGCTTTCATATAAAAGCTAA
- a CDS encoding DUF3047 domain-containing protein, with product MRYLILITLFFITFASAPQMSAQDFFPITDFSKEELAKGEPVGWKTHKGICREIKSKIMPRIVEIEGRRTLYVNARDNGSILFKPAGLNPKEYPFLSWNWKISNILPESREKEIGGDDYPAAVCIVYGKTFLSIPYWYRILIYVYGNNVAMGERFENPCEVKARMIVVQSGEKDAGKWLSYKMNHYQDYIREFGEEPPRIIYVGIQTNADRTHGRVEAWYSDIFLNRY from the coding sequence ATGAGATACCTAATTTTAATTACTTTATTTTTCATAACTTTTGCATCCGCTCCTCAGATGTCTGCGCAAGATTTTTTCCCCATTACAGACTTTAGTAAGGAGGAACTGGCTAAGGGTGAGCCTGTGGGCTGGAAGACCCATAAAGGTATTTGCAGGGAGATTAAGAGCAAGATCATGCCCAGGATAGTGGAAATTGAAGGTCGAAGGACACTCTATGTAAATGCCCGTGATAATGGTTCTATTCTCTTTAAGCCAGCAGGTCTTAACCCGAAAGAATATCCCTTTTTGAGCTGGAACTGGAAGATATCCAACATCCTGCCGGAAAGCCGGGAAAAAGAAATTGGTGGCGATGATTACCCTGCTGCTGTGTGTATAGTTTACGGTAAGACATTTCTTTCAATACCATATTGGTACAGGATATTAATCTATGTTTATGGAAATAACGTAGCTATGGGGGAACGATTTGAAAATCCCTGTGAGGTCAAGGCAAGGATGATCGTAGTGCAGAGTGGTGAAAAAGATGCGGGTAAGTGGCTCAGTTATAAGATGAACCACTACCAGGACTATATCAGGGAATTTGGAGAGGAACCACCCAGGATTATCTATGTGGGAATTCAGACCAATGCCGACCGCACCCACGGAAGGGTTGAGGCATGGTACTCGGATATTTTTTTGAATAGATACTAA